The DNA segment TCGCTTATTTGGCCGCCGTGCCGATAGCCGGCAAAACCTTGTTCCTGATTGCCGCCGCCGGCCACCAACAGATTGCCCTGAGTATCCTTGGCTTTCTTGGTAATGATGTTGATGACGCCGTTGACCGCATTGGCGCCCCACATCACCGCCCCGGGTCCGCGTATCACCTCGATACGCTCGATGTCTTCCATCATCGTATCCTGTAAATTCCAGAACACACCGGAAAACAACGGTGTATAAATCGTGCGGCCGTCCATCAGCACCAGCAATTTGTTGGCATATTTACCGTTGAAGCCACGGGCGGTGATGGCCCAAGCACTCGAGTTGATTTTCGCCACTTCTATACCGGGGGCTAAGCGCAATGCTTCCGGTATGGAAGTGGCGCCGGAACGGCGAATGTCGTCTTGGCTGATCACAAAAGCCGCGGCGGCGGTATCCGATAAGGTCTGAGATTTTCTGGAAGCGGACGAAACTTCCATTTGCATCAGGTCGTTGATCGATAAATCTTCAATGTCCGGCGTTGGCTCGCCGGCTGCCACGCCGCCAACAAAACCGATATTAAACGTAACCGATAAAACCAAGAAAGCCAGTGGGGTTGGCGCTTGCCCGTGAAACCGGCAATTTAACCGCATCGTTGATTCCATTTTTTTTAATTATTATTTGAAAAGAAGAAGGGCAATTACTTGGCTAAACCGGCGATATTCTCACAATAAACCTTGTTCAAGCTAGTCCCTCGGACCGAGAAATGCATGGCCGGCGAACACTACAAAACTCATGAAATTAATAAAAAATGGCCACTATTTGCCAGTAAAAACCCTATGAATTCACGGGCGTTTTGTCATTAACCAGAAAATCCGGCATTTCTCCAGGCTTATTCATGGATATATTTGCTGTTGTGAGCAGCCTCCAGGGTTAAAGGCTTTTCCAGGCCAAACAGTATAGCCCAGCAATTCCATAAATAAAGTATGGTAAACCTGTTTGAATATTCCCCTTAAATGTCGGCGCCAACCTCCGAACGGACGGAATAAATAGGATAACAACAGGCTTTGGCTTATAACGAAAATCACTTTGTTCTTTTATAGTTCTTAATGTAGCTTTACAATAACCCAGCAAGAACAAAACAAAAACTTAAACCAGAGACAAACTCCATGCCACCCTTGACCCGCAAGCAACACGAAATCATCGACTTTTTATTGCATAACCAACATAACTTTGCCCATCCGCCTTCGCTGGACCAATTATGCGTTGCATTGGGTTTGAAATCACGTGGTTCGCTGCACCGGATTATCCAGGATTTGATTGAAGCCGGCTTGATTGAGGCAATGGATAGGAAACACCGCGGCGTACGCCTGACCGAAAAAGCCCAACAGACTAGACAAGCGCCAATGTCGACGGCAAACAGCTTGCGTTATGTCGGCGTAATCGCGGCCGGCAAACCGATTGAGGCAATCGAAGACTTGGCCTACATGTCGGTTCCCGATGAGATCAAAACCGAAAAGTCCTGTTATGTACTTAAAGTCAAAGGTGATTCGATGATAGAGGAAGGCATTTTTGATGGCGACTGGGTGGTGATCGAGCAACGCTGCCATGCCCGTAACGGTGAAATTGTAGTGGCCTTGGTCGACAAGAGCGAAGCAACTTTAAAATTCATCGAGCAATACCCGCATGAAACCTTGCTGATCCCGGCCAACTCGGCCATGCCGGCCATGCGCTATCAACCGTCGCGGGTTGAAATTCAGGGCGTGCTGGTCGGACAAATGCGAAGTTATCGGCGCCCTTCCTAGGCTATTCTTGAGAAAGCTTGTACCCAGTGCCGATGCCAAAACTATCGTTTGCCTAGCGGAGTCGTTCGTTGAGCGGAACCGAAGCGAGAAGTCGACTTCGACTCCGCTCGGCCAACGGCAATTTGATCGGTACCCGACGACTCTAATTGGTTAACAGATTCTCCAGATAACCATTTTTCCGCGCCAGATAATCATCCACAAAAGCCTGCATCGGATCGGCCTCGAATTCACGCAGCCCGCTGACGGTCAGTTTTTTGAAACCGGAACCTACTACCTCGTCACCTGATTTGATTTGAAAATACAAATAAGCCGTGGCCCGTTTACCGTTGACTTCCATTTTAGGTTCCAGCGTTTCCAAACGCGGATTATCAATATCGAGTCGCTGCATTTTTAGCGTCATACTCTCATAAATCACCAATGGCCTGTCGATGTTGAACATCACATTTTCTTTCTCCAGCATCGGCACCAATACATAGGGGAAGTTTTGTCCCGAAAACGCCACGTAATCGCGTATCAAGGCTTCGATCATGGCCGGATCGTGATTAACTTGGCCCGAACGTTGGATCTGCAAATAGGTTTTACCTTGATTGTCGGTGACATCGATCAGTTCGGCCTCGGTGTCGGGAAAATGTAATAAAACCCCATCGCCGACCATCCCGGAAAAGATGAAATGCATGTTTTCACTGAGGCCGTATTTTTCCAGTACCAACGAAAACAGCAAATCTCCCGGCACGCAGAAGCGTTTGGCATCTTCATCATGCAAGGGATTGAAGTCATGGGCAATTTCTTTGGCAAAAGTGCTGGCTTGTTGAGCAGCGATACGGATGCTGTTGTCGTGAGTTTCGTAAAATTCTTTTAGGAACATGTAGTTATTATTTTAATAGCGTGGAACAGAGGGATCGCAAGTTACCGACCAGGCGTCTATACCGCCTTTAAGATTATAAAGCCGATCAAAACCGTATTGCTCTAAAAACAGACAGGCTTGCTGGCTGCGCATGCCATGGTGGCAAATCACCACGATATCTTGAGCACTATCCAGTTCCTGACTGCGTTCCGGCAGTTGCCGTAACGGGATGTGTAAGCTGCCTTGAATATGAGCAAAGGCAAATTCGTTGGGTTCTCTAACATCCAGCAGCAATACGCTGTCGCCATTTTCCAGGCGTTGTTGCAATTGTAGAGCGGTGCATTGTGTTATTGGCATAGGAATCGTTCCAAACGTTTTAAAGCGGCGGCCATTCTATCGATAGATGCGGTATATGCAAAACGGATATGTTTATCCGCCTGATAAATACCGAAATCCCGCCCCGGCGTCACCGCCACGCCTTCCTTCTCCAATAAATCCTTAGCGAATTGAAAACTGTCGTTGGTAAACGCGCCGCAATCGGCATAAATGTAAAACGCGCCTTCGGGCTTGCAGGCAATTTTAAAACCCAACTTCAGCAGATTTTCGTACAAGAAATCACGCCGAACTTTGAATTCCAGCCTGCGTCTTTCCAGTTCAGCTTGGTTTTCCGGCGTAAACGAGGCCAACGCCGCATATTGCGAATGGGTCGGGGTCGAAATAAAAATATTTTGCGCCAGCTTTTCCGCGGCTTCGACAAACTCGTCCGGCACTACCAGCCAACCGACCCGCCAACCGGTCATGCCGAAGAATTTGGAAAAACTGTTGATGACAAAAGCGTCATTGCTAAAAGCCAATGCACTGACAGCCGGTTGATCGTAAATCAGGCCATGATAAATTTCATCGGAGTAAAAGCAACCACCCAGGTTGTGAACCCGGTCGATGGCGGCTTTAAAATCCTCTCGCCCCAGCAAGGTACCGGTAGGATTAGACGGCGACGCAATCAGTACCCCTTTGCTAGCCGCATGCCAGTTTTGTGCAATCAATTCAGCGGTCAGCTGGTAGCCGGTAGTAGCATCGACATTCACAAACTGGGTTTGACCATTGAACAAGCGCACGAAGTTATCGTTGCACGGATAGCATGGGTCAGACATCATCACTTGTTCGCCCGGATTCAGACTGATGCCGAATGCCAGCAAAAAAGCACCCGAAGCCCCCGGCGTAATAAATACCCGTTTGGGGTCCAGTTTTACACCATACTGCTGTTGATAGTGTTCGGCTATGCAGGCGCGTAATTCTGGCAAGCCTGCCGCGGCGGTATATTTGACCTCACCGGTTTTTAATAAAGCCCGGCCGGCCTCGATCACGCCTTGCGGAGTCGGAAAATCCGGTTCGCCGATTTCCATGTGAATAATATCGCGCCCTTCCCGCTCCAATTGTTTGGCGCGCTGCAATAACTCCATGACATAAAAAGCGGATATACCTTGCATTCTGTCTGCGACTTGCTGTTTCATACTCTGTTTGTGGTGAACTAATGCGCGGGCATGATAACAAACTTCTTGCTTGCGCTTGATCATTCTGATAAAAAGCCCCGATTTTTTTAAAAGACCGTCAGGAGTCAATGGATGAATAGTTCCACGTCAGAATTTACCTTCAAACCCTATGAAGAAAAGGAAGGTGAAGAATACATGAACGAGGCCCAGTTAGAGCACTTCACCAATATCCTGAATAAGTGGAAATCAGAGTTGATGGAGGAAGTGGATCGTACTGTGCACCATATGCAAGATGATGCCGCCAACTTTCCCGATCCGAATGACAGAGCCACTCAGGAGTCGGAGTTCAGTCTGGAGTTGCGCACGCGCGACCGTGAACGCAAATTAATCAAGAAAATCGAGGAGTCGATCAAAAATATCGAAGCCGGCGATTATGGTTATTGCGAAACCTGCGGCGTCGAAATCGGCATTCGCCGCTTGGAAGCCCGCCCCACCGCCACCTTATGCATCGATTGCAAAACCCTGGATGAAATCCGGGAAAGACAAATGGGTTAACTCCTGTCGGAAACTAACCCGCTCTATATCGGCCGGTTTGCGCCCTCGCCCACCGGCCCGCTTCATCTTGGCTCCCTATACACCGCGCTGGCCAGTTATCTGGACGCCCGTCGGCATAACGGCCTGTGGCTGCTACGCATTGATGACCTGGACACCCCTCGCAATGCGGACGGCGCCAGTGATGCCATACTGCGCTGTCTTGAGCGTTTTGGGCTGCATTGGGATGGCAATGTGTATTTCCAAATCCAGCATCTGGAACACTATCAACAGATTTTGGCTACATTACAGCATCAACAATGGCTTTATGCCTGTCGTTGCAGCCGTAAAACCTTGGCAAACACCCCTATTTACCCCGGCTATTGCCGCGAAGCCGGCTTTGTGGATGACGAATCAAGCGCGTTGAGGCTAAAAACTCAAGATCGGCAAATCGAATTTGACGATGCCCTACAGGGATTTATCAGCCAAAACCTTATCCGCGAACATGGCGATTTTATTGTGCGTCGCAAGGACCGGATCATCGCCTATCAGTTTGCCGTGGTCATCGACGACTACAATCAACGGATCAACCACGTGGTGCGCGGCGCCGACTTGCTCGACTCAACAGCCAAACAATTGTATTTACAACAATTATTGGGCTATCCCATGCCACGGTACACACACTTGCCGCTGATCGTGGATCAACAAGGCAACAAACTCAGCAAGCAGACCCTGGCCGCGCCGGCGGACGACAGCCACCCCGAATCGACCATGTTTTTATTGCTGCGGCTATTACGGCAAAATCCCCCAGCTGAGTTAGCCAATGCTCCCGCCGAACTACAATTGCAATGGGCCATTGCACACTGGAAACCGCTAGCCTTGAAAAAAATTCGTGCAATTCAGCCACCAATTCACTAATTTACCGCCCCATAAGCTGGACACAGACCTAAGGACTTACCATGTCGGAACATCACATCTATCCTGTCAAACCCGAAATCGCCCATCGGGCGCACATTAGTGCCGACACTTATCAAACCCTATATCAACAATCTGAAAGCGACCCGGAAGGCTTCTGGGCGGATCAAGCCGAGCGATTTCTGAAGTGGGAGCAACCTTGGCATAAGGTGATGCAATGCGATTTTCCCAAGGGGGACATCCATTGGTTCATGGGCGGCAAGCTGAATGTCAGTGTCAACTGCCTGGATCGGCATTTGGACGCGCGCGGCGATCAAGTGGCAATCATCTGGGAAGGAGACGATCCGTCGCGTGACAGTAGATTGACCTATCGCCAATTGCACGAGCAAGTCTGTAAATTCGCCAATGTATTGAAAACACAAGGTGTGCAAAAAGGCGACCGAGTTTGTATTTACCTGCCGATGATCAGCGAAGCGGCGGTGGTGATTCTGGCCTGCACCCGGATTGGCGCGGTGCATTCGATCGTGTTCGGCGGGTTTTCCGCCGATGCCTTGCGCGACCGGATTTTGGACGCCGATTGCCGCTACCTGATCTGCGCCGATGAAAGTTATCGCGGCGGCAAAATCGTCCCGGCCAAAATCAATGCCGATAAAGCGGCGGCCCAGTGCCCCAACCTGAAAACCGTCATCGTGATCAAACATACCGGCCATGATGTACCCTGGCACGAAGGGCGCGACGTCTGTTACCACACCTCCATGCAACAGGCCGAGACTGATTGTCCGCCGGTCATGATGGATGCCGAAGACCCGTTATTCATCCTTTACACGTCGGGATCGACCGGCAAACCCAAGGGTTTACTGCATACCACGGGAGGTTATCTGCTATATGCGGCGATGACGCATAAATATGTGTTCGATTATCAGGATGGCGATATTTACTGGTGCACCGCCGACATCGGTTGGATTACCGGCCATTCCTATGTGTTATACGGGCCGTTATGCAACGGCGCCACTACCTTGATGTTCGAAGGCGTGCCGACTTATCCGGCGGCCGACCGCTTTTGGCGGGTAGTCGACAAACATAAGGTCAACATCTTCTACACCGCGCCTACCGCAATCAGGGCGTTGATGGCGCAAGGCGACGACTTTGTTACCCGCACCGATCGCGGCAGTCTGCGCATCCTGGGCAGCGTCGGCGAGCCGATCAACCCAGAAGCCTGGGAATGGTATTACCAAGTGGTCGGCGACTCGCGCTGCCCGGTTGTCGATACCTGGTGGCAAACCGAAACCGGCGGCATCATGATTACCCCCTTGCCGGGCGCCACCGCACTGAAACCGGGCTCGGCCACATTGCCGTTCTTCGGCGTAAAACCGGCGATTGTCGATAACGACGGCCATTTGCTGGAAGGCGAGACTGAAGGCAACTTGGTGCTAACCCATTCCTGGCCTGGTCAAGCCCGCACGGTGTATGGCGATCATGAGCGCTTCATCGAAACTTATTTTAAAAAATTTCCGGGTTATTATTTTGCCGGCGACGGCGCCCACCGAGACAATGATGGATACTACTGGATCACCGGACGCGTCGATGACGTGATCAATGTTTCGGGTCATCGGCTGGGTACCGCCGAAATCGAAAGCGCGCTAGTATTACATCACGATGTGGCGGAAGCCGCGGTTGTGGGTTATCCGCATCCAATCAAGGGCCAAGGCATTTACGCTTATGTAACGTTGAACGCAGGCGTTTCACCCAGTGACATTCTAAAAGCACAGCTGAAGGAACTAGTGAAGGAAGAGATCAGCGCAATTGCCCTGCCGGATTTTATCCAATGGGCCCCGGGCCTGCCGAAAACCCGCTCCGGCAAAATCATGCGCCGTATCCTTCGTAAAATCGCCGCCAACGACATCGGCAATCTCGGCGACACCTCGACACTGGCCGATCCTACGGTTGTGGATGATTTACTGACGCAACGCATTCAGCAATAACCCGTGCGTATCTTTTTAGCCTATCTGGGGGTGGTGGTAATCTGGTCCACCACCCCGTTGGCGATTAAATGGAGCGCGGCGGACGTTAGCTATGTATTCGGGGTCACCGCCCGCATGAGCATAGGCGCTGTCTGTTTGCTGCTTTTGATGCTGATAGCCAGACAACCCTTGCGTTTGCATGGCGCCGCGCTCCGCACATATTTGGCGGTGGCATTGCAGTTGTATCTGAGCATGCTGATTACCTATTGGGGCGCGCAATTTATCCCTTCCGGCTGGGTGTCGGTAATTTTTGGCTTGACCCCGTTCATGACGGCGTTTCTGGCGGCGGCGTTTTTGAATGAGCGCAGTTTGAGCATAGGGAAACTGTTTTCGTACACCCTGGGAATAGGCGGCCTGCTGGTAATGTTCGACTCGGCCTTGGAAATCAATCAACAAGCCCTGCTAGGCATGATTGCACTGTTGATTGCCACCTTTCTATACGCCGTCAGCTCGGTCTGGGTAAAGCAAATCAACGCCCAATTACCAGCCCTGACTCAAATCAGCGGCGGCATGCTTTTGGCGTTGCCGGCATATTTCGCCACCTGGTTCTGGCTCGATCACGGCGTCTTGCCAAAGGTTATTTCCGAACAAACCCAACTGGCTATCCTTTACCTGGGCTTGATCGCCACTCCAATCGGTTTTACGCTGTACTATTATGTACTCGCTTACCTACCGGCCACCACGGTAGCCATGATTACACTGATCACGCCGGTGTTCTCGCTGATTCTGGGCTACAGTGTCAATCAAGAGCCGCTGACTCTGAAAATTGCGATAGGGACCGGGCTGATCGTGTTGGCCTTGGCACTTCATGCCTTTCTTGAACGCCGGAGGAACTGAAAACATTAAGGGAATAAATTTAACGCGAACAAACCGCCATTGACTGAGCGGGGCCGAAGTATTGTTATCCTAAGCTCCGTCCATTGGACGACTCATGTAACAACATCAAATATGTCGAATGCATCCCGGATTTTTTCCATTGGCGGCGTAACCTATAAAGCGTCGAAGGATCAAGCAGAATCACCTTTATTAACCTAACTTTAGGGGTGGCCGAAATGTTAAGTAAATTCCACAAAATCAAACCTATTAACCACCCAATTGCGGCGTTGAAGTTATCTCAAAGCTATCTGTATGAAATAGACTTGATAATCCAAACCTCAAATTGGCTAAGTCAAAAATCCCGAAACAAGCTCACAATGACTCAAAAACAAAACTTAGTATGTTGAGTGCTGACATCGAGATCTTTGCTATGAGGGGAATTGGTGTCGCTGCATAAATGACTAGGGTTCGAATTCGAGCATCAAGTCGGGCTAAAGATAACCATTTCAGTACCACAACATAGAATCCCAGAGGGTGTAAGAATTTTTGTGTAAACGGCCATTAGGCAGGAAACTGCCGATCCTTAAAGGAGCAAAAATGACCGTATTAAAATCCATCCCAACCGAATTGCTCGATACCTTGCTATCGGGTTATCAAAAACCCGAAGACCTGATTGGTGAAAACGGTCTGTTGAAGCAATTATCCAAGGCGCTGGTGGAACGTGCGTTGGAAGCCGAACTGACCGAACATCTGGGCCACGCCAAGCATGACCCCATCACCAATCCGAGTGGCAATGCCCGTAATGGCAAAAGCCGAAAAAACCTGAAAGGCGACTTCGGCGAATTACCGATTGAGATTCCGCGTGACCGTCATGGCAGCTTCGAGCCGCAAATCGTCGCCAAACATCAAACGCGCTGGACTGGCTTCGACGACAAGATCATTTCGCTGTATGCGCGTGGAATGACGGTCCGAGAAATTCAGAGTCATCTGGAAGAGCTGTATGGCACCGAGGTTTCGCCTTCGTTGATTTCCTCGGTCACCGATGCGGTAGCCGATGAAGTTAAAACCTGGCAATCGCGCCCGCTGGAACCGGTTTATCCCATTGTCTATCTCGACTGCATACACGTCAAAGTGCGCGATACCGGCGCTGTGCGGGTCAAAGCCGTCTATCTGGCGATTGGTATCAATCTGAATGGCGAGAAGAAAGTTCTGGGGTTATGGATCGCCCAAACCGAAGGGGCTAAGTTCTGGTTACAGGTGGTCACCGAACTGAAAAATCGCGGCGTGCAGGACATTTTTATCGCCTGTGTCGATGGGCTGAAAGGGTTTCCCGAAGCCATCGAAACCGTTTATCCGCAAACCGCCGTTCAGCTTTGCATCGTCCATCTGGTGCGTAACAGCCTGAACTATGTCAATTGGAAAATGCGCAAACGGATTGCCGATGACCTCAAGCGGATTTATCAATCGGCTACCGTTGCAGAAGCCGAGCAGCAATTGGCTGAGTTCGAGGCACAATGGAATGGCGATTATCCTTCGATTGCCCAGATATGGCGGCGTAACTGGAGTCGGGTCATCCCGTTTTTCGACTATCCGCCGGAAATACGCCGAATCATCTACACCACCAATGCCATTGAGTCGGTCAATATGAGCCTGAGGAAAATCACCAAAAATCGTGGCTCTTTCCCCAATGACGAGGCATTATCGAAACTGTTTTATCTGGCGCTGATGAATATCAGTAAAAAATGGACCATGCCATTGCATAACTGGAAAGCGGCTTTAAATCGGTTTAGCATTCAGTTCGACGACCGGATGCCAAACCGTTAATTAAACCCGTTTACACAAAATTCAGGACACCTTCGAATCCTCGCCAAGATAGGCCTCCCTCAATTGCGTTGCTTCAAAGGAGGAAAGCCCAATAGCAAGCTCAAGATCAATCAACCACCTTGCTTGGCTTTTTCCAATGTCTGCTTGGCAGTATCCAAGCCATCAAAATTAGCCTTCGAATCCACTGCTTTTTGCAGATGCTCGGCTGCCTTTGCCATATCGTTCTGTTTGAAATACAGCATACCGATATGATAATTGTTGATAGGCGAAGCAGCATCCGCCTCCAGCGCCTTTGCCAGTATTTCCTTGGCGTAATCTAATTTACCTTGCTTATAGGCAATCCAGCCCGCCGTATCCAGAAAACTGGGGTTTTTCGATTTAACCAAAGGTTCCGCCAGTTTGGCCGCGCGTTCCAGATTTTCCGGAGTTTCCGCGTAATCGGACAAATAACTGGCCAAATTATTGACCGCCACGGCCGAATTCGGATAGCGTTTATAAGAATCTTCATACAAGGCCAACACCTTGTCATGCTCACCGGCGCTGTGATGCAGCCGGGCCAGATCCTCGACCAATTCCATCGCGCCCTTGGTTTTTTCAATACCCTGGGTATATATCTTGACGGCTTCAGCCTTGTTTTTTTGCACCAGCTCGGCCAATGCCAGATTACGGTAAGGACTGAACCAATCCGGCTTAATTTCCAACGATTTATTAAAGGCTTTTTGGGCCTCGGCAAAATTCTTCTGGCTTAGATGTATGCCACCCAACAAGTTATAGGCAATAAAGTGATCGGGATGGCGTTTGATCACCTGTTGCAGTTCTGCGATGGCTTTGGCCTCCTGCTTTTGCGCCATATAGGTCTTGACCAATTCGGTCAAAGGCTCTATGGCATCCGGTTTTTTCAGCAGGGCCTGTTTAAATGCATCGATCGCGGCATCCAGCTTGCCTTCGGCCTGATAACCCAGGGCCGACATGTAAAATCCGGCCGCATCATCCGGAAAAGCCTGCTGCACTTGTTTGGCTACATCCTGCGCCTTGTCCCATTGTTTTTTCGCCACTTCCAGCCTGAATAAAGTTTCGAGGCCTTTTTGGCTCTTCGGATTGGCTTTTAACAGCTCGGCAATCTGCTGTCTGGCTTGGTCTTCATGACCAGCCTTGAGTTGCAAGCCGGCCAAATCCAGGCGTGCGGTTTCATCCGCGGGAGCTGCGGCGATGACTTTCTCCATGTTTTCGCGGGCCAACTCCGGCTCGTTATTGCGAAGATGAGTCGCGGCCAACAGTT comes from the Methylomonas sp. LL1 genome and includes:
- the dksA gene encoding RNA polymerase-binding protein DksA; protein product: MNSSTSEFTFKPYEEKEGEEYMNEAQLEHFTNILNKWKSELMEEVDRTVHHMQDDAANFPDPNDRATQESEFSLELRTRDRERKLIKKIEESIKNIEAGDYGYCETCGVEIGIRRLEARPTATLCIDCKTLDEIRERQMG
- a CDS encoding IS256 family transposase, which produces MTVLKSIPTELLDTLLSGYQKPEDLIGENGLLKQLSKALVERALEAELTEHLGHAKHDPITNPSGNARNGKSRKNLKGDFGELPIEIPRDRHGSFEPQIVAKHQTRWTGFDDKIISLYARGMTVREIQSHLEELYGTEVSPSLISSVTDAVADEVKTWQSRPLEPVYPIVYLDCIHVKVRDTGAVRVKAVYLAIGINLNGEKKVLGLWIAQTEGAKFWLQVVTELKNRGVQDIFIACVDGLKGFPEAIETVYPQTAVQLCIVHLVRNSLNYVNWKMRKRIADDLKRIYQSATVAEAEQQLAEFEAQWNGDYPSIAQIWRRNWSRVIPFFDYPPEIRRIIYTTNAIESVNMSLRKITKNRGSFPNDEALSKLFYLALMNISKKWTMPLHNWKAALNRFSIQFDDRMPNR
- a CDS encoding DUF3581 domain-containing protein, yielding MFLKEFYETHDNSIRIAAQQASTFAKEIAHDFNPLHDEDAKRFCVPGDLLFSLVLEKYGLSENMHFIFSGMVGDGVLLHFPDTEAELIDVTDNQGKTYLQIQRSGQVNHDPAMIEALIRDYVAFSGQNFPYVLVPMLEKENVMFNIDRPLVIYESMTLKMQRLDIDNPRLETLEPKMEVNGKRATAYLYFQIKSGDEVVGSGFKKLTVSGLREFEADPMQAFVDDYLARKNGYLENLLTN
- a CDS encoding DMT family transporter, encoding MRIFLAYLGVVVIWSTTPLAIKWSAADVSYVFGVTARMSIGAVCLLLLMLIARQPLRLHGAALRTYLAVALQLYLSMLITYWGAQFIPSGWVSVIFGLTPFMTAFLAAAFLNERSLSIGKLFSYTLGIGGLLVMFDSALEINQQALLGMIALLIATFLYAVSSVWVKQINAQLPALTQISGGMLLALPAYFATWFWLDHGVLPKVISEQTQLAILYLGLIATPIGFTLYYYVLAYLPATTVAMITLITPVFSLILGYSVNQEPLTLKIAIGTGLIVLALALHAFLERRRN
- a CDS encoding rhodanese-like domain-containing protein, translated to MPITQCTALQLQQRLENGDSVLLLDVREPNEFAFAHIQGSLHIPLRQLPERSQELDSAQDIVVICHHGMRSQQACLFLEQYGFDRLYNLKGGIDAWSVTCDPSVPRY
- the acs gene encoding acetate--CoA ligase is translated as MSEHHIYPVKPEIAHRAHISADTYQTLYQQSESDPEGFWADQAERFLKWEQPWHKVMQCDFPKGDIHWFMGGKLNVSVNCLDRHLDARGDQVAIIWEGDDPSRDSRLTYRQLHEQVCKFANVLKTQGVQKGDRVCIYLPMISEAAVVILACTRIGAVHSIVFGGFSADALRDRILDADCRYLICADESYRGGKIVPAKINADKAAAQCPNLKTVIVIKHTGHDVPWHEGRDVCYHTSMQQAETDCPPVMMDAEDPLFILYTSGSTGKPKGLLHTTGGYLLYAAMTHKYVFDYQDGDIYWCTADIGWITGHSYVLYGPLCNGATTLMFEGVPTYPAADRFWRVVDKHKVNIFYTAPTAIRALMAQGDDFVTRTDRGSLRILGSVGEPINPEAWEWYYQVVGDSRCPVVDTWWQTETGGIMITPLPGATALKPGSATLPFFGVKPAIVDNDGHLLEGETEGNLVLTHSWPGQARTVYGDHERFIETYFKKFPGYYFAGDGAHRDNDGYYWITGRVDDVINVSGHRLGTAEIESALVLHHDVAEAAVVGYPHPIKGQGIYAYVTLNAGVSPSDILKAQLKELVKEEISAIALPDFIQWAPGLPKTRSGKIMRRILRKIAANDIGNLGDTSTLADPTVVDDLLTQRIQQ
- a CDS encoding pyridoxal phosphate-dependent aminotransferase produces the protein MKQQVADRMQGISAFYVMELLQRAKQLEREGRDIIHMEIGEPDFPTPQGVIEAGRALLKTGEVKYTAAAGLPELRACIAEHYQQQYGVKLDPKRVFITPGASGAFLLAFGISLNPGEQVMMSDPCYPCNDNFVRLFNGQTQFVNVDATTGYQLTAELIAQNWHAASKGVLIASPSNPTGTLLGREDFKAAIDRVHNLGGCFYSDEIYHGLIYDQPAVSALAFSNDAFVINSFSKFFGMTGWRVGWLVVPDEFVEAAEKLAQNIFISTPTHSQYAALASFTPENQAELERRRLEFKVRRDFLYENLLKLGFKIACKPEGAFYIYADCGAFTNDSFQFAKDLLEKEGVAVTPGRDFGIYQADKHIRFAYTASIDRMAAALKRLERFLCQ
- the gluQRS gene encoding tRNA glutamyl-Q(34) synthetase GluQRS gives rise to the protein MGRFAPSPTGPLHLGSLYTALASYLDARRHNGLWLLRIDDLDTPRNADGASDAILRCLERFGLHWDGNVYFQIQHLEHYQQILATLQHQQWLYACRCSRKTLANTPIYPGYCREAGFVDDESSALRLKTQDRQIEFDDALQGFISQNLIREHGDFIVRRKDRIIAYQFAVVIDDYNQRINHVVRGADLLDSTAKQLYLQQLLGYPMPRYTHLPLIVDQQGNKLSKQTLAAPADDSHPESTMFLLLRLLRQNPPAELANAPAELQLQWAIAHWKPLALKKIRAIQPPIH
- the lexA gene encoding transcriptional repressor LexA, with the translated sequence MPPLTRKQHEIIDFLLHNQHNFAHPPSLDQLCVALGLKSRGSLHRIIQDLIEAGLIEAMDRKHRGVRLTEKAQQTRQAPMSTANSLRYVGVIAAGKPIEAIEDLAYMSVPDEIKTEKSCYVLKVKGDSMIEEGIFDGDWVVIEQRCHARNGEIVVALVDKSEATLKFIEQYPHETLLIPANSAMPAMRYQPSRVEIQGVLVGQMRSYRRPS